A segment of the Crassostrea angulata isolate pt1a10 chromosome 10, ASM2561291v2, whole genome shotgun sequence genome:
AATCATAGTTCTGATGACATATCTGAAGTCTTTAATACCTAGTAGATCATTATGTTCCTTTCATTTCTAACACCCTTTTTTCTACAGGTGAAAACTGCACAGACTTGAACATCTTGGACAAAGAGTATTTATACAGTATATCAAGGCAAGATAATCTTATAATCACTTGGTTGGTGGGAATACTCCCcaaaatattgaaaaggaaGTCCAAAAAATATCTTGGTTCCGGTTCTTCAATTCCTAAAACAGTGGAAAGAAAGGGAGCTTCAGTTACATAAGCAATTTTCACTTTATTCACTTTCAAAACTCAATGAGTTCCAGTTAAAAAACCGATTCAATGTCTCTGATAATTAGTGTTCTCGCAATTAATGCATCTTCGTcggtataaaataaatatgaataataaaatgaaaatatgaaagttATGAAAATTCATTCGTAATTTTATGGTTCACTGATTGCAAAtcacatttttcatattttatccAAATTGCTTCCATCATCTACagtatttgaatttcatctTATAAATAAACGATCTTTTTTAGGAATGTTAGAAAACCTACTTACTTCAATTTGCAACCAGTACATAGAAGTCTTATCTtgctttttcaaaaattatgtgaTCATCTAGCTTTATCCTTTCTACAAATCATGAATATGCATCGGATTACTAAAACTTAAACTCTGGTAAACTGTCATGTAGCTTACtacttattgaaaaaaaaaatgtcatcacATTAAGATGTAATAATTCATTAAGGGTATTGTACCCAAATGTGaacatttaaatttgatttttcattgggttttgcttttttttgtttagagTACCCGAggttttcacaaaaatcatcTACAATAGCTCCGATTGCCCGGATGAGTCAAACTTGCAAAAAAATCCCAACCTCACACACTCTTTGAGCAGTCAGCTGGCTCACTCGGGGTCCCTCGGCGGTCACAGTGTGTATGGAGGAAAAACCTCGGAGCTTGGACGGAGTTTCGATGTTCCACTGATTGGATACGTGTACGCTACGGACAGGAGACACATCAAAGATGCTATCAAAAGGACCTGGTCAAACGCAGGTATCTACTGAAGTGTTACCAATAACTAACAATGATGTCTTTGTTGATGACTTACCGATAAGAGCAACTGTGTACATTATATCGACAGAGGCACAATGAACACGTgtatctatgtacatgtatggtcaATGCATGTAAATACACGTAGTGGTATAAGTACAGTATGACTTTTGTATTTCCATTGGAGGTATCTGAATATCTCTTACCTTTGTATGTCTTACCTGCGGCGGCATCTGTATTGTCTCACATATAGTCTTACCTAaatgttttatgtaaaaacCATAAGTAATGTTCggtttatacatttatatttattgtagGAAACAAGCAAGTCGATGTTCTTATTGTTGATGCTGCATACCAAATTGGACAATACGGGTATTTTCTTTCGCATATTGGCATTATTAAAAAAACGAGCATAACGTTAAATCTTGCAATTCGGTTACAGTAGTTTTAACTTTTGAATCCCACTATACAAGTTAAACTTTTCCGTTTCAGAATATACATTACTGACATTACTTACCTGGTTACGAGTGGAATGAAACTGTTACACCCGAAAACGGAAAAAATTCCCCAGGAGTCAGCATTGTACGACCAGTTTCACAGAGAATTTCCGGACGGGCGGATACTGATGTATTCTGGGAAAACGCGATACGGATATGAATCCGGATTGCGACTATCCCTGCAACAAATGAAGCGAACAACTGCCCTGAATGCGGCAGAACTCCAGGATAAAGCGTTGACGGCGTGGAATAACGTCATCAAAGGTATAGTGGTGACGTTGGCATAAGTATCCGGTAATTCGGTTATCCAGTAATTCGGTTATCCAGTAATTCCATAAGAAAACGGTAGATGAATTCTAGATAATGTTTTCCTCTTTTGTTCAGATAAAAAGATCTGTCCTCAGTCGGGCTGTGATGTTGATATGACGATCTCACCCCTGGAATTAACACCTACAaaacaaaggtaaaaaaaataaagatgatattgtcttgaaattatttatcaatatttgaatGACTTAATAAGTATTTCATTTTACAGGTCAGCCGATGTTGTCTTTTATCCATCAATAAACCAAAATCTTAACACAGACTCGACAATGTGGGACGCACTAAAATCAAGAATGTCTGCATATTACGATATTTGTGATAATTGCAAATATACTAGACGGCATTTTATTAATGTAGCGGGGAGAATAAAGCTCAAAGATGAAActaagattaaaaataaaatcaaagcaaTTCAAGGTGAGTATGAATTTACTTTTTCCGATTGTTCTATAGCatcttctttattttcattgtatatatatatatatacactctaAAGTTCATtggatttaatttcttttatttccagCAACGAATGATGATCATTGGGAAAAATCTGCCTTTATAGGAAATAAAAAGTAAGATCTATCAAactcttaaatatttttaaatttgcttgaTTCATCAGAAAGATATTTCCATGTTCATGTCATTACAATAATTGAATGTCTTTGTCATTTAAGTTCCATTGCGACAAGAATGTATTACATACCCAGTAGTCCTAACGATACAAAGACCTCGTGGCCAAGACCGGATATGAGTGGAATGTTGGATCGCATCAACAGCTCTCTGGGAAGCATCAACCGGAAGCTAGCTGTAAATAGGATAAGAGAGCTGCATGAAGTTGTACTGACAGACATAATACCAAACTCAGAGAAGCCCAAGATATTAGACCTTATTCTGAAGGCTTGGTCATCTACCAACAAAcgtataaaatcaaattttaattccATTACTAGTAGctatttgttttcaatatatcaCACAATTTGTTTGTCGAttctaatattaaataaatatgaaactatTTCAGATGTATCTAAAAAGGATTTGAATGCTGCCATTCACTTATGGAATACAAACTATGTTTCCCCAACAGggtaaaaatatatgatttcttACTTATGGTTACTTTCAGAGAGAGTCATTACATCTATTATTGATGATAATGAATAGTGTAAAAAAATGACTGTGCTGTTTTCCAATTTATAGAACAACAGTCACACTACTAAGGTACACTTTAAGTGTCCTGAGCGCAGACTCTAGTGTAGCAGCATTGTCCCGGCCCAGTGGCGGTGTTATCAAGGAAGCCATGAAGTCTTCACCGATAAAGTACTGCGACTGTAAAGCTTACAAAGTCAGGATGCTGTGGACAAAAGATATGAAGGAATTCAACTCAACGGTCATTCAAGAATCCGTATCGAATGCGTGGGTCGCGGCAAATGACGGTAGCCATTGCAAACTTCTACAGATCATTTTGTTGTCTATATTTTCTATTAGCAActctttaaatacatttttttcttattcaggTTTTGGTCTAATTATTCCAACGTCCGTCATCAACTCAGAGGCCGGATATGTTGCCGGATCCGGGTAAGTAAATTAATAATATCCACAAGACAATAATTAACGTGTCTTTTAGAAAATTATGTTTGCCATACAGTGTTTTCATTGCAGAGAGAATGTCCGCATGTACACATACTTCATAAAACCACGAATTGGACCGAAGAAAGTGGACGAGGATGATTTGGACGAGCCCACTTCCGCTCAATTAGAACAGGAATTGTCAAAGCGAGTGCCAGGATCACGTGTTTATTCTTCAGCGTCAAAAAAATCTGAGCCAAAAGGAACGGTGAGGTTTTACTTTTCCGATTTCACATATTCTGATCAAATATGTTCTGTCTGATCACGTTTCACAATATCGTGTTTATAAATCATTCGCGGTGGAAATCTTAAATTTTAGCGGAGCAATAAATGATTTCGTCTTAATAGGtgattacatgtattgaaaatcttaaaatatttaaattgagtTTATAGAACTTGTTTCTGTCCCCAGGAATGGTGGGTGTACTTAGTTATAGGGATCGGGTGTCTAGCCTTAGTGATTCTGTTGCTCACTCTTCTGATCACGGCTCTGCGAGCAAGAAGGTATACTTTATTGATTATCAAACTTTTCTCAATCAAAACAAAACGATTTTTCTCAACGTATTCATTTTCTGTCTTATGTCTTATGGTTTCCTAAATTTTGATTTCCAGTCATCGTCAATCAAGAACGCTGAAACAGGATCCCAAACAGGTGAATGGGTTCGACAAGGAGCACTTTTCTAAGGAACCTGTGATGGAGAAAAATTCAAACGGTCTTTATACTGTAGAGGACGAGGATACGGACTATTCTAAGACCACATACATCGTAAATACTGCGTTCTCAGACACACACCAGGAGTGAAGAGGACCGGAAGTGGAGCAAAGCGCGATAACTGTGTCAAACAAGATTCCTCCACTGGAACAAAGATGAAGAACCAGTCGTGCAATAAATGTACCCAGAAAGAAGATTTCAAGTGACAATGGATCAGAGATCTCTTACAAATGTATTAATAGCTTTTGAAGTGTGGATGTGCATGCTTGATGGTATATTTGAACACGTGCATAGATACAGAATCATTATGacattttacatacatgtatatgtcaattgatgcttttatttcatttctttatattataatattatacccatacatg
Coding sequences within it:
- the LOC128166866 gene encoding uncharacterized protein LOC128166866 isoform X3, with product MDAMRMALEFLILLCIVSRISAQESPRATLFITLKEYNNTNSELYNGQCCDGPPSRKCSSDRCDYDINICVTTNGNGSWCHSTQLDVDQPPELVFNENGQNVLVISEWKGSARIDINISDTDGPNTQQLVDSFTFFYIEKGGKTPKFRELVLNGSRVRPSRLRLSMGVQCQTYYYGDQCSVFCIPSVDCKGHYSCDEKTGTKICDQGWEGEDCTRPTVKEGNCISNPCQNGGTCSVDKFSNTTDGDFFCCCPEGYTGSQCDRDINECQSSPCQYGGTCFNTNGGYICKCHPRFRGMNCETPTTCADNPCGIGSCSQTSNDTFSCQCPPNFSGSFCENEVTTSTVMTTSTTTPSTTTTPTTTSTTTTIPTTTTKVTTRTTPSTTKVTTPTTMTTPMTQSTESPTTPSLTSEIRSTTFSVLNTMTPSENSSPSPSTLTPFAGKTSPPLVNTSGTTDSIPTTTQLPQSTARSTHPSSPPTTAVVTTSESPHTGNNSVTLSGKIPDKDIPAVKEAITNAIKNTTKGENCTDLNILDKEYLYSISRVPEVFTKIIYNSSDCPDESNLQKNPNLTHSLSSQLAHSGSLGGHSVYGGKTSELGRSFDVPLIGYVYATDRRHIKDAIKRTWSNAGNKQVDVLIVDAAYQIGQYGIYITDITYLVTSGMKLLHPKTEKIPQESALYDQFHREFPDGRILMYSGKTRYGYESGLRLSLQQMKRTTALNAAELQDKALTAWNNVIKDKKICPQSGCDVDMTISPLELTPTKQRSADVVFYPSINQNLNTDSTMWDALKSRMSAYYDICDNCKYTRRHFINVAGRIKLKDETKIKNKIKAIQATNDDHWEKSAFIGNKNSIATRMYYIPSSPNDTKTSWPRPDMSGMLDRINSSLGSINRKLAVNRIRELHEVVLTDIIPNSEKPKILDLILKAWSSTNKHVSKKDLNAAIHLWNTNYVSPTGTTVTLLRYTLSVLSADSSVAALSRPSGGVIKEAMKSSPIKYCDCKAYKVRMLWTKDMKEFNSTVIQESVSNAWVAANDGFGLIIPTSVINSEAGYVAGSGENVRMYTYFIKPRIGPKKVDEDDLDEPTSAQLEQELSKRVPGSRVYSSASKKSEPKGTEWWVYLVIGIGCLALVILLLTLLITALRARSHRQSRTLKQDPKQVNGFDKEHFSKEPVMEKNSNGLYTVEDEDTDYSKTTYIVNTAFSDTHQE
- the LOC128166866 gene encoding serine-rich adhesin for platelets-like isoform X2 — translated: MNCETPTTCADNPCGIGSCSQTSNDTFSCQCPPNFSGSFCENEVTTSTVMTTSTTTPSTTTTPTTTSTTTTIPTTTTKVTTRTTPSTTKVTTPTTMTTPMTQSTESPTTPSLTSEIRSTTFSVLNTMTPSENSSPSPSTLTPFAGKVSYKCPVNACKHNGKCVNGACHCRAGFSGRLCQREDIECKINSCLNGGYCNDNVGNYTCDCPSGFVGSRCEKPVGNGTQSTISPTKSACGYCGNGSCSVLENGTAVCMCNPGFSGKTCTYSKNRCRPYSAALCLKGGECIVNSYRTNTEVCPKDWDGPLCRNESISLLRDLECPRVVCKNDGHCFNGRCCCRPGYTGEFCQEEILHCDSSPCKNGATCINLYNDYECTCMAGFTGRSCDVSLIQPLSSTTSTVSSTLPTTTKTTSLSSLTTKATTTESSTTDQPSSEETTTTATTTKSSTTDQPTSDETTTTTTEETKQLTTDSISTVVLETSSLTASTSPSMISASTPDVTSESIGATSESTSPGTTQDRETTASTDSFFARCRGYQCFFNRSCIDTSYGRTKCKCMKVDLASFYIVNCTFVDFPSTTVASSVGSSSSFQTSPPLVNTSGTTDSIPTTTQLPQSTARSTHPSSPPTTAVVTTSESPHTGNNSVTLSGKIPDKDIPAVKEAITNAIKNTTKGENCTDLNILDKEYLYSISRVPEVFTKIIYNSSDCPDESNLQKNPNLTHSLSSQLAHSGSLGGHSVYGGKTSELGRSFDVPLIGYVYATDRRHIKDAIKRTWSNAGNKQVDVLIVDAAYQIGQYGIYITDITYLVTSGMKLLHPKTEKIPQESALYDQFHREFPDGRILMYSGKTRYGYESGLRLSLQQMKRTTALNAAELQDKALTAWNNVIKDKKICPQSGCDVDMTISPLELTPTKQRSADVVFYPSINQNLNTDSTMWDALKSRMSAYYDICDNCKYTRRHFINVAGRIKLKDETKIKNKIKAIQATNDDHWEKSAFIGNKNSIATRMYYIPSSPNDTKTSWPRPDMSGMLDRINSSLGSINRKLAVNRIRELHEVVLTDIIPNSEKPKILDLILKAWSSTNKHVSKKDLNAAIHLWNTNYVSPTGTTVTLLRYTLSVLSADSSVAALSRPSGGVIKEAMKSSPIKYCDCKAYKVRMLWTKDMKEFNSTVIQESVSNAWVAANDGFGLIIPTSVINSEAGYVAGSGENVRMYTYFIKPRIGPKKVDEDDLDEPTSAQLEQELSKRVPGSRVYSSASKKSEPKGTEWWVYLVIGIGCLALVILLLTLLITALRARSHRQSRTLKQDPKQVNGFDKEHFSKEPVMEKNSNGLYTVEDEDTDYSKTTYIVNTAFSDTHQE